ATGATTGTTGGCCTCGGCTTTAAGCTCTCACTGGTTCCGTTCCACCTGTGGACACCAGACGTCTACCAGGGTGCACCGGCTCCGGTGTCTACCTTCCTGGCGACGGCGAGCAAAATCGCTATCTTCGGCGTGGTGATGCGTCTGTTCCTGTACGCACCGGTAGGTGACAGCGAAGCAGTTCGCACGGTGTTGGGGATTATCGCGTTCGTCTCCATCATCTTCGGTAACCTGATGGCGCTGAGCCAGACCAACATCAAACGTCTGCTGGGTTACTCTTCTATCTCTCATCTGGGTTACCTGCTGGTGGCACTGATTGCGCTGCAGAGCGGTGAGATGTCGATGGAAACCGTAGGCGTTTACTTGGCCGGTTACCTGTTCAGCAGCCTCGGCGCGTTCGGTGTGGTGAGCCTGATGTCCAGCCCGTACCGTGGCCCGGATGCAGATTCATTGTTCTCCTACCGTGGTCTGTTCTGGCACCGTCCGATCCTGTCTGCCGTGATGACCGTGATGATGCTCTCTCTGGCGGGTATCCCAATGACGCTGGGCTTCATCGGTAAGTTCTACGTGCTGGCTGTCGGTGTGCAGGCGCACCTGTGGTGGCTGACCGCAGGCGTAGTTATCGGCTCGGCAATCGGTCTGTACTACTATCTGCGTGTGGCCGTGAGCCTGTACCTGAGCGCGCCTCAGCAGCTCAACCGCGACGCACCAGGCAACTGGCAGTACAGCGCCGGGGGGATTGTGGTGCTGATCTCCGCGCTGCTGGTGCTGATCTTCGGTATCTATCCGCAGCCGCTGATTGATATCGTGCAGCGAGCGATGCCGCTGATGTAAAAGCAAAAAACCCGCCTCGGCGGGTTTTTTTATGGTTTTCGCCCTCTCCCTGTGGGAGAGGGACGGGGTGAGGGCACCAGCCCGCACCAGGCTTAAGCCAGCTGCTTCCTGCTAATCAACGGTCCGTCAATCTTCTTCATTGAACGGTCCAGCACCTCTTCAATCACCGACGACAACTCGTTCAGCTCAAACTTCGCCACGTAGCCGTCGGCCTTCACTTTACGAAT
This region of Enterobacter cloacae complex sp. R_G8 genomic DNA includes:
- the nuoN gene encoding NADH-quinone oxidoreductase subunit NuoN, whose amino-acid sequence is MTITPQQLIALLPLLIVGLTVVVVMLSIAWRRNHFLNATLSVIGLNAALVSLWFVGQGGAMDVTPLMRVDGYAMLYTGLVLLASLATCTFAYPWLEGYNDNKEEFYLLVLIAALGGILLANANHLAALFLGIELISLPLFGLIGYAFRQKRSLEASIKYTILSAAASSFLLFGIALLYAQTGNLSFMALGKSLGDGMLHEPLLLAGLGMMIVGLGFKLSLVPFHLWTPDVYQGAPAPVSTFLATASKIAIFGVVMRLFLYAPVGDSEAVRTVLGIIAFVSIIFGNLMALSQTNIKRLLGYSSISHLGYLLVALIALQSGEMSMETVGVYLAGYLFSSLGAFGVVSLMSSPYRGPDADSLFSYRGLFWHRPILSAVMTVMMLSLAGIPMTLGFIGKFYVLAVGVQAHLWWLTAGVVIGSAIGLYYYLRVAVSLYLSAPQQLNRDAPGNWQYSAGGIVVLISALLVLIFGIYPQPLIDIVQRAMPLM